The following proteins are encoded in a genomic region of Triticum dicoccoides isolate Atlit2015 ecotype Zavitan chromosome 1B, WEW_v2.0, whole genome shotgun sequence:
- the LOC119349192 gene encoding probable choline kinase 2, with protein sequence MVAIEGQSLAGTAAAAAGGLPKEARGLLHELAAEWADVADCRALEVVPLKGAMTNEVYQVRWLTGGGGEGEGEYRKVLMRVYGEGVEVFFDREDEVRTFECMSRHGHGPRLLGRFPTGRVEEFIHARTLSAVDLRDPEISAIIASKLREFHHLDMPGPKRVLMWDRLRNWLKTAKSVCPSDEAKEFRLDSLEKEIAALESEFSGEEQCIGFCHNDLQYGNIMIDEETKALTIIDYEYASFNPIAFDIANHFCEMAADYHSEEPHILDYTKYADVDERKRFVQTYLSSSGEEPDAEKIKDLMNNIEKYTLASHLVWGLWGIISEHVNDIDFDYMEYARQRLAQYWLKKPEILSCRVDDE encoded by the exons ATGGTGGCGATCGAGGGCCAGAGCCTggcggggacggcggcggcggcggcgggggggctcCCGAAGGAGGCGCGGGGGCTGCTGCACGAGCTGGCGGCGGAGTGGGCGGACGTGGCCGACTGCCGCGCGCTAGAGGTGGTGCCGCTCAAGGGCGCCATGACCAACGAGGTGTACCAGGTGCGCTGgctcaccggcggcggcggcgagggggagggCGAGTACAGGAAGGTGCTGATGCGGGTGTACGGGGAGGGCGTGGAGGTCTTCTTCGACCGGGAGGACGAGGTGCGCACGTTCGAGTGCATGTCCCGCCACGGCCACGGCCCGCGCCTCCTCGGCCGCTTCCCCACCGGCCGCGTCGAGGAGTTCATCCACGCCAGG ACACTTTCAGCTGTTGACCTGCGTGATCCAGAGATTTCAGCTATTATAGCATCCAAATTGAGGGAGTTCCACCACCTTGACATGCCAGGTCCAAAACGTGTCCTCATGTGGGATAGATTGAG GAACTGGCTCAAAACTGCCAAGAGCGTCTGCCCCTCTGACGAAGCCAAAGAGTTCCGTTTGGATAGCCTGGAGAAGGAGATCGCTGCATTGGAGAGTGAATTTTCGGGGGAAGAACAGTGCATAGGATTTTGCCACAATGATCTCCAGTATGGCAATATCATGATTGATGAAGAGACCAAAGCACTGACCATCATT GACTACGAGTATGCAAGCTTTAACCCAATTGCTTTTGATATCGCAAACCATTTCTGCGAGATGGCTGCGGACTACCATTCAGAAGAGCCTCATATACTGGACTACACAAAATATGCAG ATGTCGATGAGCGGAAGAGGTTTGTGCAGACCTACCTGAGCTCTTCAG GTGAGGAGCCTGACGCAGAAAAGATCAAGGATCTGATGAATAACATTGAGAAGTACACACTCGCCAGCCATCTCGTCTGGGGCCTCTGGGGAATAATTTCG GAACACGTCAACGATATCGACTTCGATTACATGGAGTATGCGCGGCAGAGGCTTGCGCAATACTGGCTGAAGAAACCCGAGATCCTATCCTGCCGTGTCGATGATGAATGA